In Zingiber officinale cultivar Zhangliang chromosome 8B, Zo_v1.1, whole genome shotgun sequence, a single genomic region encodes these proteins:
- the LOC122014921 gene encoding polyadenylate-binding protein 2-like isoform X1, with product MAQATMQQQPPPPPNGTAINAGGAGAGSQFPSTSLYVGDLQASVTDAQVFDLFSQLGPVVSVRVCRDADTRRSLGYGYVNYSNPLDAASALEVLNFTLLNNKPIRIMYSNRDPSIRRSGAANIFIKNLDKTIGNKALHEIFSTFGTILSCKVAIDASGQSKGYGFVQFEQDDAAQAAINKLNGMLVNDKPVFVGPFLRKQERENSSDKAKFSNVYVKNLSESTTKEDLETIFRKYGKITSAVVMTDGDGKSKCFGFVNFEDSDAAAQAVQKLNGQKFDEKEWYVGKALKKYERELELKEKFDQSAKDAVDKYQGLNLYLKNLDDSIGDDKLRDLFSDFGTITSYKVMREPNGASKGSGFVAFLTPEEASRALADMNGKMVCGKPLYVALAQRKEDRRARLQAQFSQVRPVPMTPNVGPRVPMYPPGAPGLGQQIFYGQAPPALMPPQPGFGFQQQLIPGMRPAGAHMPNFFVPLVQQGQQMHRPGGRRTGAGPVQQSQQPIPLMQQQQMLPRGRVQRYPPGRNMSDVPMPGVVGGMLSPYDIGGLPMRDVGLSQPGPIGTLASALANAPPEHQRMMLGENLYPLVESIERDHAAKVTGMLLEMDQTEVLHLLESPDALRAKVAEAMEVLRSVVQQQGNVPADQLAALSLNDSIVS from the exons ATGGCGCAGGCTACTATGCAGCagcagccgccgccgccgccaaatGGGACTGCTATCAATGCCGGTGGTGCCGGCGCGGGGTCTCAGTTCCCGTCGACTTCTCTATACGTGGGGGACCTGCAGGCGAGCGTGACGGACGCGCAGGTGTTCGATCTGTTCAGCCAGCTTGGTCCTGTGGTGTCCGTACGGGTGTGCCGCGATGCTGATACTCGCCGGTCGCTTGGATATGGTTATGTCAACTACAGCAACCCCCTTGATG CTGCATCAGCGTTGGAAGTGCTGAACTTTACCCTTCTTAACAATAAGCCTATTCGCATTATGTATTCTAATCGTGACCCTAGCATCCGCCGAAGTGGGGCagcaaatatatttataaag AATCTAGATAAAACAATAGGCAACAAAGCACTACATGAAATCTTTTCAACGTTCGGTACTATTCTTTCGTGCAAGGTTGCAATAGATGCATCTGGTCAGTCGAAAGGATATGGCTTCGTACAATTTGAACAAGATGACGCAGCACAAGCAGCAATTAATAAGTTAAATGGCATGCTTGTGAACGATAAACCAGTTTTTGTTGGACCCTTCCTTCGCAAGCAGGAAAGAGAGAACTCTTCAGACAAGGCAAAATTTTCTAATGTTTATGTCAAAAACCTCTCTGAATCAACTACAAAGGAAGATCTTGAAACAATCTTCAGAAAGTATGGGAAAATTACTAGCGCTGTCGTTATGACAGACGGGGATGGAAAATCAAAGTGCTTTGGCTTTGTTAATTTTGAGGATTCAGATGCTGCTGCTCAAGCAGTTCAAAAACTCAATGGGCAGAAATTTGATGAAAAAGAGTGGTATGTTGGAAAGGCACTGAAGAAATATGAAAGGGAACTAGAACTAAAGGAAAAGTTTGACCAGAGTGCAAAAGATGCAGTGGACAAATACCAAGGACTTAACTTATATCTAAAGAACTTAGATGATAGCATTGGAGATGACAAGCTGAGAGATTTATTTTCTGATTTTGGTACCATAACTTCTTACAAG GTTATGCGGGAACCAAATGGAGCAAGTAAAGGTTCTGGGTTTGTGGCTTTCTTAACTCCAGAAGAAGCGTCTCGAGCA CTTGCAGATATGAATGGAAAGATGGTCTGTGGGAAGCCACTGTATGTTGCACTGGCACAACGTAAAGAAGACAGAAGAGCTAGGTTGCAG GCACAGTTTTCACAAGTACGACCTGTACCAATGACTCCTAATGTTGGCCCACGTGTTCCCATGTACCCTCCTGGTGCTCCTGGTCTTGGGCAACAAATATTTTATGGTCAAGCACCTCCTGCCCTTATGCCACCTCAG CCAGGGTTTGGTTTCCAGCAACAACTTATACCTGGAATGCGTCCTGCAGGAGCACATATGCCAAATTTCTTTGTGCCCCTTGTCCAACAAGGTCAGCAGATGCATCGTCCAGGTGGCAGACGTACTGGAGCTGGACCGGTGCAACAAAGCCAGCAACCAATACCTCTAATGCAGCAACAG CAGATGCTTCCAAGGGGGCGTGTTCAACGCTATCCTCCAGGTCGCAACATGTCTGATGTTCCTATGCCTGGTGTTGTTGGTGGCATGCTTTCACCTTACGACATTGGAGGTTTGCCTATGCGAGATGTTGGCTTGTCACAACCTGGTCCCATTGGAACATTGGCTTCAGCCCTTGCAAATGCTCCTCCTGAGCACCAAAGGAtg ATGCTTGGTGAGAATCTGTATCCACTTGTGGAGAGTATTGAACGCGATCATGCAGCCAAAGTTACCGGTATGCTACTGGAGATGGACCAAACAGAGGTTCTGCACCTTCTGGAATCACCGGATGCGCTGAGAGCAAAAGTTGCAGAGGCAATGGAAGTTCTGAGGAGCGTCGTACAGCAGCAGGGCAATGTGCCTGCCGATCAGCTGGCAGCATTATCGCTTAATGATAGTATTGTCTCATGA
- the LOC122014921 gene encoding polyadenylate-binding protein 2-like isoform X2 codes for MAQATMQQQPPPPPNGTAINAGGAGAGSQFPSTSLYVGDLQASVTDAQVFDLFSQLGPVVSVRVCRDADTRRSLGYGYVNYSNPLDAASALEVLNFTLLNNKPIRIMYSNRDPSIRRSGAANIFIKNLDKTIGNKALHEIFSTFGTILSCKVAIDASGQSKGYGFVQFEQDDAAQAAINKLNGMLVNDKPVFVGPFLRKQERENSSDKAKFSNVYVKNLSESTTKEDLETIFRKYGKITSAVVMTDGDGKSKCFGFVNFEDSDAAAQAVQKLNGQKFDEKEWYVGKALKKYERELELKEKFDQSAKDAVDKYQGLNLYLKNLDDSIGDDKLRDLFSDFGTITSYKVMREPNGASKGSGFVAFLTPEEASRALADMNGKMVCGKPLYVALAQRKEDRRARLQAQFSQVRPVPMTPNVGPRVPMYPPGAPGLGQQIFYGQAPPALMPPQPGFGFQQQLIPGMRPAGAHMPNFFVPLVQQGQQMHRPGGRRTGAGPVQQSQQPIPLMQQQMLPRGRVQRYPPGRNMSDVPMPGVVGGMLSPYDIGGLPMRDVGLSQPGPIGTLASALANAPPEHQRMMLGENLYPLVESIERDHAAKVTGMLLEMDQTEVLHLLESPDALRAKVAEAMEVLRSVVQQQGNVPADQLAALSLNDSIVS; via the exons ATGGCGCAGGCTACTATGCAGCagcagccgccgccgccgccaaatGGGACTGCTATCAATGCCGGTGGTGCCGGCGCGGGGTCTCAGTTCCCGTCGACTTCTCTATACGTGGGGGACCTGCAGGCGAGCGTGACGGACGCGCAGGTGTTCGATCTGTTCAGCCAGCTTGGTCCTGTGGTGTCCGTACGGGTGTGCCGCGATGCTGATACTCGCCGGTCGCTTGGATATGGTTATGTCAACTACAGCAACCCCCTTGATG CTGCATCAGCGTTGGAAGTGCTGAACTTTACCCTTCTTAACAATAAGCCTATTCGCATTATGTATTCTAATCGTGACCCTAGCATCCGCCGAAGTGGGGCagcaaatatatttataaag AATCTAGATAAAACAATAGGCAACAAAGCACTACATGAAATCTTTTCAACGTTCGGTACTATTCTTTCGTGCAAGGTTGCAATAGATGCATCTGGTCAGTCGAAAGGATATGGCTTCGTACAATTTGAACAAGATGACGCAGCACAAGCAGCAATTAATAAGTTAAATGGCATGCTTGTGAACGATAAACCAGTTTTTGTTGGACCCTTCCTTCGCAAGCAGGAAAGAGAGAACTCTTCAGACAAGGCAAAATTTTCTAATGTTTATGTCAAAAACCTCTCTGAATCAACTACAAAGGAAGATCTTGAAACAATCTTCAGAAAGTATGGGAAAATTACTAGCGCTGTCGTTATGACAGACGGGGATGGAAAATCAAAGTGCTTTGGCTTTGTTAATTTTGAGGATTCAGATGCTGCTGCTCAAGCAGTTCAAAAACTCAATGGGCAGAAATTTGATGAAAAAGAGTGGTATGTTGGAAAGGCACTGAAGAAATATGAAAGGGAACTAGAACTAAAGGAAAAGTTTGACCAGAGTGCAAAAGATGCAGTGGACAAATACCAAGGACTTAACTTATATCTAAAGAACTTAGATGATAGCATTGGAGATGACAAGCTGAGAGATTTATTTTCTGATTTTGGTACCATAACTTCTTACAAG GTTATGCGGGAACCAAATGGAGCAAGTAAAGGTTCTGGGTTTGTGGCTTTCTTAACTCCAGAAGAAGCGTCTCGAGCA CTTGCAGATATGAATGGAAAGATGGTCTGTGGGAAGCCACTGTATGTTGCACTGGCACAACGTAAAGAAGACAGAAGAGCTAGGTTGCAG GCACAGTTTTCACAAGTACGACCTGTACCAATGACTCCTAATGTTGGCCCACGTGTTCCCATGTACCCTCCTGGTGCTCCTGGTCTTGGGCAACAAATATTTTATGGTCAAGCACCTCCTGCCCTTATGCCACCTCAG CCAGGGTTTGGTTTCCAGCAACAACTTATACCTGGAATGCGTCCTGCAGGAGCACATATGCCAAATTTCTTTGTGCCCCTTGTCCAACAAGGTCAGCAGATGCATCGTCCAGGTGGCAGACGTACTGGAGCTGGACCGGTGCAACAAAGCCAGCAACCAATACCTCTAATGCAGCAACAG ATGCTTCCAAGGGGGCGTGTTCAACGCTATCCTCCAGGTCGCAACATGTCTGATGTTCCTATGCCTGGTGTTGTTGGTGGCATGCTTTCACCTTACGACATTGGAGGTTTGCCTATGCGAGATGTTGGCTTGTCACAACCTGGTCCCATTGGAACATTGGCTTCAGCCCTTGCAAATGCTCCTCCTGAGCACCAAAGGAtg ATGCTTGGTGAGAATCTGTATCCACTTGTGGAGAGTATTGAACGCGATCATGCAGCCAAAGTTACCGGTATGCTACTGGAGATGGACCAAACAGAGGTTCTGCACCTTCTGGAATCACCGGATGCGCTGAGAGCAAAAGTTGCAGAGGCAATGGAAGTTCTGAGGAGCGTCGTACAGCAGCAGGGCAATGTGCCTGCCGATCAGCTGGCAGCATTATCGCTTAATGATAGTATTGTCTCATGA